The Christiangramia flava JLT2011 genome has a segment encoding these proteins:
- the cdaA gene encoding diadenylate cyclase CdaA, protein MDIIDIRILDILDIVFVALLLYYVYKLVRGTAAVNIFIGIVVIYLVWLLTRLLQMELLSSVLGEFIGVGVFALIVVFQQEIRKFLLMIGSTNFTHNGRFFRNLRFSRDETESRTNIDAIVNACQSMGESLTGALMVIQRNNKLDFVKTTGDKMKIELNQPIIESVFFKNSTLHDGAMIIEENKITATRVILPVSNDRSIPLRFGLRHRAAVGITEKTDALALVVSEETGQTSFIKDGQFVMFETMEELREKLKEDLSR, encoded by the coding sequence TTGGACATCATAGATATTCGAATTCTCGATATCCTCGATATAGTTTTTGTCGCGCTTCTCCTCTATTACGTGTATAAACTGGTAAGAGGCACCGCCGCAGTCAATATCTTTATCGGGATCGTGGTGATCTACCTGGTGTGGCTGCTCACGCGTTTGCTCCAGATGGAATTGCTGAGCAGTGTGCTTGGAGAGTTCATTGGAGTGGGAGTTTTCGCGTTGATCGTGGTTTTTCAGCAGGAGATCAGGAAATTTCTGTTAATGATCGGTTCGACGAATTTTACGCATAATGGCCGCTTCTTCCGAAATCTTCGCTTTAGCAGGGATGAAACCGAATCCAGAACCAATATCGATGCTATTGTCAACGCCTGCCAGTCGATGGGCGAATCGCTAACTGGCGCGCTCATGGTGATCCAGCGAAATAACAAGCTCGATTTTGTTAAAACCACCGGGGATAAGATGAAAATAGAACTTAACCAACCCATTATCGAGTCGGTTTTTTTTAAAAACAGTACACTGCACGATGGCGCGATGATCATCGAAGAGAACAAGATCACGGCAACCCGGGTCATTTTACCCGTATCGAACGATCGTTCCATCCCGCTGCGCTTCGGTTTAAGACACCGCGCGGCTGTTGGGATCACTGAAAAGACTGATGCGTTAGCGTTAGTTGTTTCCGAAGAAACCGGCCAGACTTCTTTTATCAAAGACGGGCAGTTCGTGATGTTCGAAACGATGGAGGAACTTCGTGAAAAACTGAAGGAAGACCTGAGCAGGTAA